The Acidimicrobiales bacterium genome window below encodes:
- a CDS encoding TMEM175 family protein translates to MTAPTSERRREVGRVEAFSDGVMAVIITITAFGIAVPAGPRLSDLNKDLSHVLVYVLSFIYIGIYWNNHHHLFRVTDRLNGAVMWANLHLLFWLSLVPVLTGWVAKYYRAHLPASIYGCSFAGAAVAYGILVRTIVRANGPDSTVARGLGSDFKGNISIVMYLLAIGLAWVSPWISYGLYVGVAVIWFVPDRRFSRQPEPFEP, encoded by the coding sequence ATGACCGCACCTACTTCTGAACGTCGGCGGGAGGTCGGTCGTGTGGAGGCGTTCAGTGACGGCGTCATGGCCGTGATCATCACAATCACCGCGTTCGGAATAGCGGTACCGGCAGGTCCGAGGCTGAGCGATCTGAACAAAGACCTTTCACACGTCCTCGTGTACGTGCTCAGTTTCATCTATATCGGGATCTATTGGAACAACCATCACCATCTGTTCAGGGTCACCGATCGGCTGAATGGTGCGGTGATGTGGGCGAACCTTCACCTTCTATTTTGGCTTTCGCTCGTTCCCGTACTCACTGGCTGGGTCGCCAAGTACTACCGGGCTCATCTTCCTGCATCGATATACGGATGCAGCTTTGCGGGAGCCGCCGTGGCGTACGGCATCTTGGTGAGAACCATCGTTCGGGCGAACGGGCCCGATTCCACCGTCGCTCGCGGACTAGGTTCCGACTTCAAGGGCAACATCTCGATCGTGATGTATTTGCTAGCAATCGGCCTGGCATGGGTCTCGCCGTGGATCTCGTACGGGCTGTATGTGGGCGTTGCGGTTATCTGGTTTGTCCCCGACCGGCGCTTCAGCAGGCAGCCGGAACCCTTCGAGCCGTAG
- a CDS encoding alpha/beta fold hydrolase, whose translation MPHLQILDGRRIHYEASTRSAGANTTALVFHHGQPGAAVLWEPMVEHAARYGWGLVTLSRPGYASSDRMPGRMVADVASDVGAVLDHLGYRRFVTAGWSGGGPHALACSALLDTRCAAAATIAGVAPYEGVDDLDWTAGMGPENVEEFQALIAGDPGLEGRVGELMSSLRHIQPSQLVDALGGLLSPPDKQALVGDVAEFLAAWMRLAASSGSAGYWDDDVAFIRYWGFDLGDIAIPVTVWRAGQDLMVPPAHGEWLAAHIPGSTARFEPDEGHISLFSQRFGEIVDQLAADAGVS comes from the coding sequence ATGCCGCATTTGCAGATCCTGGATGGGCGCCGAATCCACTACGAAGCCTCAACTCGGTCCGCCGGCGCCAATACAACGGCCCTTGTGTTCCACCACGGACAGCCTGGCGCAGCGGTTTTGTGGGAACCGATGGTTGAGCATGCGGCTCGATACGGTTGGGGACTGGTCACGTTGTCCCGACCGGGATATGCCTCGTCCGACAGAATGCCGGGACGCATGGTTGCCGACGTCGCTTCGGATGTCGGCGCTGTTCTCGATCACCTGGGCTACCGGAGATTCGTGACGGCGGGATGGTCAGGAGGAGGCCCGCACGCCTTGGCATGCAGCGCTTTGCTTGACACCCGGTGTGCCGCCGCCGCAACCATCGCAGGAGTGGCCCCCTACGAGGGTGTGGACGACCTCGATTGGACGGCCGGGATGGGGCCCGAGAACGTGGAGGAGTTCCAGGCGCTGATCGCTGGGGATCCTGGTCTGGAAGGGAGGGTAGGGGAGCTGATGTCCTCCTTGCGGCACATCCAACCGTCGCAGCTCGTGGATGCCTTAGGGGGCCTGTTGTCGCCCCCTGACAAACAAGCCCTGGTAGGTGACGTGGCTGAGTTCTTAGCTGCCTGGATGCGTCTGGCAGCTTCGAGCGGATCAGCGGGTTACTGGGACGACGACGTGGCGTTCATCCGATATTGGGGATTCGATCTCGGTGACATAGCCATTCCAGTAACGGTCTGGCGGGCCGGTCAGGACCTGATGGTTCCGCCCGCGCACGGTGAGTGGCTTGCGGCGCACATACCCGGATCCACCGCTCGGTTCGAGCCGGACGAGGGCCACATCTCGTTGTTTTCCCAGCGATTCGGAGAGATCGTCGACCAACTCGCCGCTGACGCGGGAGTCTCATGA